A genomic region of Trifolium pratense cultivar HEN17-A07 linkage group LG3, ARS_RC_1.1, whole genome shotgun sequence contains the following coding sequences:
- the LOC123912832 gene encoding translation initiation factor eIF-2B subunit delta-like isoform X2: MDIPRASHPVIDPKVRRVGFFDQPEPESPHLPDTPPPDPVSSVIMPPPRLLSERTAAVPVPESRFRRHELDDQVPIGSYNPAQCVFRASPTASITSSSVGIIDGEFSEDCSGAGWFRGSELSFPDGGLDLPAVKPHEVLAENRYDDAVNVNNLRRVTEKKHEAVKEVSPDTPSVSQPLKAKTTKAERRALQEAQRAAKAASKANGNSAVAESGKASPAKSKKQSSQKKDGPPVTSSVTIYKKSGNHPLEKERKKDPPPQRMQFDDQNRVEKAKRRALVNQTEARNRVEIFRHLPQYEHGNQLPNLESRLFQLDSMHPAVFKVGLRYIAGDISGVNARCTEMLRALQDAIIDYSTPPEKVLIRDLTAKINSYVSFISECRPLSISMGNAIRFVKSRIAKLPLSYTDTEAKTALCSDIDRFINEKIIIADKVIVGHAITKIRDGDVLLTYGLSCVVEMILLSAHDLGKKFRVVVVDSRPKFESQALLARLIAKGLSCMYTHINAVSYIMHEVTRVFLGASAVMSNGTVLSKIGTACIAMVAHEFRVPVLICCEAFKFHERVLLDSICCNELGDPDAVATVPGRMDINYLDNWTNKENLQLLNLMYDVTPSDYISVIVTDHGMIPPTSVPVIVREYGQEHYIT; the protein is encoded by the exons ATGGATATTCCACGCGCCTCACACCCCGTTATCGATCCCAAAGTAAGGCGCGTTGGTTTCTTCGACCAACCCGAACCCGAATCCCCGCACCTTCCGGACACTCCACCACCCGACCCGGTCTCCTCCGTCATCATGCCGCCTCCACGTCTTCTTTCCGAACGAACCGCCGCCGTTCCTGTTCCCGAGTCCAGGTTCCGACGCCACGAACTCGACGATCAGGTGCCGATTGGGAGTTACAATCCCGCCCAGTGTGTGTTCAGAGCTTCGCCGACGGCTTCGATTACTTCTAGCAGTGTCGGGATCATTGACGGCGAGTTCTCTGAGGATTGCTCTGGTGCCGGATGGTTTCGTGGCAGCGAATTAAGTTTTCCTGACGGAGGGTTGGATTTACCGGCCGTGAAGCCTCATGAAGTTTTGGCGGAGAACAGGTATGATGATGCGGTGAATGTGAATAATCTTCGTCGAGTTACTG AAAAGAAGCACGAGGCTGTGAAAGAAGTATCTCCTGATACGCCATCAGTTTCGCAGCCATTGAAAGCAAAAACTACAAAGGCTGAGAGACGAGCCCTGCAGGAGGCACAAAGAGCTGCAAAAGCTGCTTCTAAAG CTAATGGAAATTCAGCAGTTGCTGAATCTGGCAAAGCATCCCCAGCGAAAAGTAAAAAGCAGTCTTCACAAAAGAAAGATGGTCCTCCGGTTACATCATCAGTCACTATTTATAAGAAATCTGGGAATCATCCTTtggagaaagagagaaaaaaagatCCCCCTCCTCAACGAATGCAATTTGATGATCAAAACAGAGTGGAAAAAGCTAAACGGCGTGCACTAGTAAATCAAACTGAAGCAAGAAACAGAGTTGAAATATTTCGGCATTTGCCTCAATATGAACATGGGAATCAACTTCCTAATCTTGAGTCTAGGCTTTTCCAACTCGACTCGATGCATCCTGCTGTGTTCAAG GTTGGATTACGTTATATAGCCGGAGATATATCAGGAGTTAATGCTCGATGTACCGAAATGCTTAGAGCGCTTCAGGATGCCATTATAGACTACTCCACTCCGCCTGAAAAAGTACTTATTAGGGATTTAACTGCAAAAATTAATAGTTATGTTTCATTTATTAGCGAATGCCGACCGCTTTCTATTAGCATGGGAAATGCGATTAGGTTTGTGAAGAGTCGAATTGCCAAGTTGCCCTTAAGTTATACTGATACTGAGGCAAAAACAGCTCTTTGTTCTGATATTGACCGATTcattaatgaaaaaataattattgcgGATAAGGTAATTGTTGGACATGCTATTACCAAAATTAGGGATGGGGATGTTCTTCTTACATATGGATTGTCTTGTGTTGTTGAGATGATTCTCTTGTCTGCTCATGATCTTGGGAAAAAATTCCGAGTTGTGGTGGTTGACTCACGACCAAAGTTTGAAAGTCAGGCCTTACTTGCTAGGCTTATAGCCAAGGGCCTGAGTTGTATGTATACTCATATAAATGCTGTTTCTTATATCATGCACGAGGTTACAAGAGTTTTTCTGGGAGCTTCTGCTGTCATGTCTAATGGAACTGTACTTTCAAAGATTGGGACTGCATGTATTGCAATGGTGGCTCATGAATTTCGTGTTCCCGTATTAATTTGTTGTGAAGCTTTTAAATTTCATGAAAGGGTGCTACTTGATTCAATATGTTGCAACGAATTAG GCGACCCAGATGCTGTTGCTACGGTTCCTGGAAGAATGGATATCAATTATCTGGACAATTGGACAAACAAAGAGAATTTGCAGCTTTTGAATTTGAT GTATGATGTTACCCCTTCGGATTACATCTCAGTTATTGTTACAGATCATGGAATG ATCCCTCCTACAAGTGTGCCTGTGATCGTACGCGAGTATGGACAAGAGCATTACATTACTTGA
- the LOC123912832 gene encoding translation initiation factor eIF-2B subunit delta-like isoform X1: MDIPRASHPVIDPKVRRVGFFDQPEPESPHLPDTPPPDPVSSVIMPPPRLLSERTAAVPVPESRFRRHELDDQVPIGSYNPAQCVFRASPTASITSSSVGIIDGEFSEDCSGAGWFRGSELSFPDGGLDLPAVKPHEVLAENRYDDAVNVNNLRRVTEKKHEAVKEVSPDTPSVSQPLKAKTTKAERRALQEAQRAAKAASKGYTNGNSAVAESGKASPAKSKKQSSQKKDGPPVTSSVTIYKKSGNHPLEKERKKDPPPQRMQFDDQNRVEKAKRRALVNQTEARNRVEIFRHLPQYEHGNQLPNLESRLFQLDSMHPAVFKVGLRYIAGDISGVNARCTEMLRALQDAIIDYSTPPEKVLIRDLTAKINSYVSFISECRPLSISMGNAIRFVKSRIAKLPLSYTDTEAKTALCSDIDRFINEKIIIADKVIVGHAITKIRDGDVLLTYGLSCVVEMILLSAHDLGKKFRVVVVDSRPKFESQALLARLIAKGLSCMYTHINAVSYIMHEVTRVFLGASAVMSNGTVLSKIGTACIAMVAHEFRVPVLICCEAFKFHERVLLDSICCNELGDPDAVATVPGRMDINYLDNWTNKENLQLLNLMYDVTPSDYISVIVTDHGMIPPTSVPVIVREYGQEHYIT, translated from the exons ATGGATATTCCACGCGCCTCACACCCCGTTATCGATCCCAAAGTAAGGCGCGTTGGTTTCTTCGACCAACCCGAACCCGAATCCCCGCACCTTCCGGACACTCCACCACCCGACCCGGTCTCCTCCGTCATCATGCCGCCTCCACGTCTTCTTTCCGAACGAACCGCCGCCGTTCCTGTTCCCGAGTCCAGGTTCCGACGCCACGAACTCGACGATCAGGTGCCGATTGGGAGTTACAATCCCGCCCAGTGTGTGTTCAGAGCTTCGCCGACGGCTTCGATTACTTCTAGCAGTGTCGGGATCATTGACGGCGAGTTCTCTGAGGATTGCTCTGGTGCCGGATGGTTTCGTGGCAGCGAATTAAGTTTTCCTGACGGAGGGTTGGATTTACCGGCCGTGAAGCCTCATGAAGTTTTGGCGGAGAACAGGTATGATGATGCGGTGAATGTGAATAATCTTCGTCGAGTTACTG AAAAGAAGCACGAGGCTGTGAAAGAAGTATCTCCTGATACGCCATCAGTTTCGCAGCCATTGAAAGCAAAAACTACAAAGGCTGAGAGACGAGCCCTGCAGGAGGCACAAAGAGCTGCAAAAGCTGCTTCTAAAGGTTATA CTAATGGAAATTCAGCAGTTGCTGAATCTGGCAAAGCATCCCCAGCGAAAAGTAAAAAGCAGTCTTCACAAAAGAAAGATGGTCCTCCGGTTACATCATCAGTCACTATTTATAAGAAATCTGGGAATCATCCTTtggagaaagagagaaaaaaagatCCCCCTCCTCAACGAATGCAATTTGATGATCAAAACAGAGTGGAAAAAGCTAAACGGCGTGCACTAGTAAATCAAACTGAAGCAAGAAACAGAGTTGAAATATTTCGGCATTTGCCTCAATATGAACATGGGAATCAACTTCCTAATCTTGAGTCTAGGCTTTTCCAACTCGACTCGATGCATCCTGCTGTGTTCAAG GTTGGATTACGTTATATAGCCGGAGATATATCAGGAGTTAATGCTCGATGTACCGAAATGCTTAGAGCGCTTCAGGATGCCATTATAGACTACTCCACTCCGCCTGAAAAAGTACTTATTAGGGATTTAACTGCAAAAATTAATAGTTATGTTTCATTTATTAGCGAATGCCGACCGCTTTCTATTAGCATGGGAAATGCGATTAGGTTTGTGAAGAGTCGAATTGCCAAGTTGCCCTTAAGTTATACTGATACTGAGGCAAAAACAGCTCTTTGTTCTGATATTGACCGATTcattaatgaaaaaataattattgcgGATAAGGTAATTGTTGGACATGCTATTACCAAAATTAGGGATGGGGATGTTCTTCTTACATATGGATTGTCTTGTGTTGTTGAGATGATTCTCTTGTCTGCTCATGATCTTGGGAAAAAATTCCGAGTTGTGGTGGTTGACTCACGACCAAAGTTTGAAAGTCAGGCCTTACTTGCTAGGCTTATAGCCAAGGGCCTGAGTTGTATGTATACTCATATAAATGCTGTTTCTTATATCATGCACGAGGTTACAAGAGTTTTTCTGGGAGCTTCTGCTGTCATGTCTAATGGAACTGTACTTTCAAAGATTGGGACTGCATGTATTGCAATGGTGGCTCATGAATTTCGTGTTCCCGTATTAATTTGTTGTGAAGCTTTTAAATTTCATGAAAGGGTGCTACTTGATTCAATATGTTGCAACGAATTAG GCGACCCAGATGCTGTTGCTACGGTTCCTGGAAGAATGGATATCAATTATCTGGACAATTGGACAAACAAAGAGAATTTGCAGCTTTTGAATTTGAT GTATGATGTTACCCCTTCGGATTACATCTCAGTTATTGTTACAGATCATGGAATG ATCCCTCCTACAAGTGTGCCTGTGATCGTACGCGAGTATGGACAAGAGCATTACATTACTTGA
- the LOC123912832 gene encoding translation initiation factor eIF-2B subunit delta-like isoform X4 gives MKFWRRTEKKHEAVKEVSPDTPSVSQPLKAKTTKAERRALQEAQRAAKAASKANGNSAVAESGKASPAKSKKQSSQKKDGPPVTSSVTIYKKSGNHPLEKERKKDPPPQRMQFDDQNRVEKAKRRALVNQTEARNRVEIFRHLPQYEHGNQLPNLESRLFQLDSMHPAVFKVGLRYIAGDISGVNARCTEMLRALQDAIIDYSTPPEKVLIRDLTAKINSYVSFISECRPLSISMGNAIRFVKSRIAKLPLSYTDTEAKTALCSDIDRFINEKIIIADKVIVGHAITKIRDGDVLLTYGLSCVVEMILLSAHDLGKKFRVVVVDSRPKFESQALLARLIAKGLSCMYTHINAVSYIMHEVTRVFLGASAVMSNGTVLSKIGTACIAMVAHEFRVPVLICCEAFKFHERVLLDSICCNELGDPDAVATVPGRMDINYLDNWTNKENLQLLNLMYDVTPSDYISVIVTDHGMIPPTSVPVIVREYGQEHYIT, from the exons ATGAAGTTTTGGCGGAGAACAG AAAAGAAGCACGAGGCTGTGAAAGAAGTATCTCCTGATACGCCATCAGTTTCGCAGCCATTGAAAGCAAAAACTACAAAGGCTGAGAGACGAGCCCTGCAGGAGGCACAAAGAGCTGCAAAAGCTGCTTCTAAAG CTAATGGAAATTCAGCAGTTGCTGAATCTGGCAAAGCATCCCCAGCGAAAAGTAAAAAGCAGTCTTCACAAAAGAAAGATGGTCCTCCGGTTACATCATCAGTCACTATTTATAAGAAATCTGGGAATCATCCTTtggagaaagagagaaaaaaagatCCCCCTCCTCAACGAATGCAATTTGATGATCAAAACAGAGTGGAAAAAGCTAAACGGCGTGCACTAGTAAATCAAACTGAAGCAAGAAACAGAGTTGAAATATTTCGGCATTTGCCTCAATATGAACATGGGAATCAACTTCCTAATCTTGAGTCTAGGCTTTTCCAACTCGACTCGATGCATCCTGCTGTGTTCAAG GTTGGATTACGTTATATAGCCGGAGATATATCAGGAGTTAATGCTCGATGTACCGAAATGCTTAGAGCGCTTCAGGATGCCATTATAGACTACTCCACTCCGCCTGAAAAAGTACTTATTAGGGATTTAACTGCAAAAATTAATAGTTATGTTTCATTTATTAGCGAATGCCGACCGCTTTCTATTAGCATGGGAAATGCGATTAGGTTTGTGAAGAGTCGAATTGCCAAGTTGCCCTTAAGTTATACTGATACTGAGGCAAAAACAGCTCTTTGTTCTGATATTGACCGATTcattaatgaaaaaataattattgcgGATAAGGTAATTGTTGGACATGCTATTACCAAAATTAGGGATGGGGATGTTCTTCTTACATATGGATTGTCTTGTGTTGTTGAGATGATTCTCTTGTCTGCTCATGATCTTGGGAAAAAATTCCGAGTTGTGGTGGTTGACTCACGACCAAAGTTTGAAAGTCAGGCCTTACTTGCTAGGCTTATAGCCAAGGGCCTGAGTTGTATGTATACTCATATAAATGCTGTTTCTTATATCATGCACGAGGTTACAAGAGTTTTTCTGGGAGCTTCTGCTGTCATGTCTAATGGAACTGTACTTTCAAAGATTGGGACTGCATGTATTGCAATGGTGGCTCATGAATTTCGTGTTCCCGTATTAATTTGTTGTGAAGCTTTTAAATTTCATGAAAGGGTGCTACTTGATTCAATATGTTGCAACGAATTAG GCGACCCAGATGCTGTTGCTACGGTTCCTGGAAGAATGGATATCAATTATCTGGACAATTGGACAAACAAAGAGAATTTGCAGCTTTTGAATTTGAT GTATGATGTTACCCCTTCGGATTACATCTCAGTTATTGTTACAGATCATGGAATG ATCCCTCCTACAAGTGTGCCTGTGATCGTACGCGAGTATGGACAAGAGCATTACATTACTTGA
- the LOC123912832 gene encoding translation initiation factor eIF-2B subunit delta-like isoform X3 → MKFWRRTEKKHEAVKEVSPDTPSVSQPLKAKTTKAERRALQEAQRAAKAASKGYTNGNSAVAESGKASPAKSKKQSSQKKDGPPVTSSVTIYKKSGNHPLEKERKKDPPPQRMQFDDQNRVEKAKRRALVNQTEARNRVEIFRHLPQYEHGNQLPNLESRLFQLDSMHPAVFKVGLRYIAGDISGVNARCTEMLRALQDAIIDYSTPPEKVLIRDLTAKINSYVSFISECRPLSISMGNAIRFVKSRIAKLPLSYTDTEAKTALCSDIDRFINEKIIIADKVIVGHAITKIRDGDVLLTYGLSCVVEMILLSAHDLGKKFRVVVVDSRPKFESQALLARLIAKGLSCMYTHINAVSYIMHEVTRVFLGASAVMSNGTVLSKIGTACIAMVAHEFRVPVLICCEAFKFHERVLLDSICCNELGDPDAVATVPGRMDINYLDNWTNKENLQLLNLMYDVTPSDYISVIVTDHGMIPPTSVPVIVREYGQEHYIT, encoded by the exons ATGAAGTTTTGGCGGAGAACAG AAAAGAAGCACGAGGCTGTGAAAGAAGTATCTCCTGATACGCCATCAGTTTCGCAGCCATTGAAAGCAAAAACTACAAAGGCTGAGAGACGAGCCCTGCAGGAGGCACAAAGAGCTGCAAAAGCTGCTTCTAAAGGTTATA CTAATGGAAATTCAGCAGTTGCTGAATCTGGCAAAGCATCCCCAGCGAAAAGTAAAAAGCAGTCTTCACAAAAGAAAGATGGTCCTCCGGTTACATCATCAGTCACTATTTATAAGAAATCTGGGAATCATCCTTtggagaaagagagaaaaaaagatCCCCCTCCTCAACGAATGCAATTTGATGATCAAAACAGAGTGGAAAAAGCTAAACGGCGTGCACTAGTAAATCAAACTGAAGCAAGAAACAGAGTTGAAATATTTCGGCATTTGCCTCAATATGAACATGGGAATCAACTTCCTAATCTTGAGTCTAGGCTTTTCCAACTCGACTCGATGCATCCTGCTGTGTTCAAG GTTGGATTACGTTATATAGCCGGAGATATATCAGGAGTTAATGCTCGATGTACCGAAATGCTTAGAGCGCTTCAGGATGCCATTATAGACTACTCCACTCCGCCTGAAAAAGTACTTATTAGGGATTTAACTGCAAAAATTAATAGTTATGTTTCATTTATTAGCGAATGCCGACCGCTTTCTATTAGCATGGGAAATGCGATTAGGTTTGTGAAGAGTCGAATTGCCAAGTTGCCCTTAAGTTATACTGATACTGAGGCAAAAACAGCTCTTTGTTCTGATATTGACCGATTcattaatgaaaaaataattattgcgGATAAGGTAATTGTTGGACATGCTATTACCAAAATTAGGGATGGGGATGTTCTTCTTACATATGGATTGTCTTGTGTTGTTGAGATGATTCTCTTGTCTGCTCATGATCTTGGGAAAAAATTCCGAGTTGTGGTGGTTGACTCACGACCAAAGTTTGAAAGTCAGGCCTTACTTGCTAGGCTTATAGCCAAGGGCCTGAGTTGTATGTATACTCATATAAATGCTGTTTCTTATATCATGCACGAGGTTACAAGAGTTTTTCTGGGAGCTTCTGCTGTCATGTCTAATGGAACTGTACTTTCAAAGATTGGGACTGCATGTATTGCAATGGTGGCTCATGAATTTCGTGTTCCCGTATTAATTTGTTGTGAAGCTTTTAAATTTCATGAAAGGGTGCTACTTGATTCAATATGTTGCAACGAATTAG GCGACCCAGATGCTGTTGCTACGGTTCCTGGAAGAATGGATATCAATTATCTGGACAATTGGACAAACAAAGAGAATTTGCAGCTTTTGAATTTGAT GTATGATGTTACCCCTTCGGATTACATCTCAGTTATTGTTACAGATCATGGAATG ATCCCTCCTACAAGTGTGCCTGTGATCGTACGCGAGTATGGACAAGAGCATTACATTACTTGA
- the LOC123912832 gene encoding translation initiation factor eIF-2B subunit delta-like isoform X5, whose protein sequence is MQFDDQNRVEKAKRRALVNQTEARNRVEIFRHLPQYEHGNQLPNLESRLFQLDSMHPAVFKVGLRYIAGDISGVNARCTEMLRALQDAIIDYSTPPEKVLIRDLTAKINSYVSFISECRPLSISMGNAIRFVKSRIAKLPLSYTDTEAKTALCSDIDRFINEKIIIADKVIVGHAITKIRDGDVLLTYGLSCVVEMILLSAHDLGKKFRVVVVDSRPKFESQALLARLIAKGLSCMYTHINAVSYIMHEVTRVFLGASAVMSNGTVLSKIGTACIAMVAHEFRVPVLICCEAFKFHERVLLDSICCNELGDPDAVATVPGRMDINYLDNWTNKENLQLLNLMYDVTPSDYISVIVTDHGMIPPTSVPVIVREYGQEHYIT, encoded by the exons ATGCAATTTGATGATCAAAACAGAGTGGAAAAAGCTAAACGGCGTGCACTAGTAAATCAAACTGAAGCAAGAAACAGAGTTGAAATATTTCGGCATTTGCCTCAATATGAACATGGGAATCAACTTCCTAATCTTGAGTCTAGGCTTTTCCAACTCGACTCGATGCATCCTGCTGTGTTCAAG GTTGGATTACGTTATATAGCCGGAGATATATCAGGAGTTAATGCTCGATGTACCGAAATGCTTAGAGCGCTTCAGGATGCCATTATAGACTACTCCACTCCGCCTGAAAAAGTACTTATTAGGGATTTAACTGCAAAAATTAATAGTTATGTTTCATTTATTAGCGAATGCCGACCGCTTTCTATTAGCATGGGAAATGCGATTAGGTTTGTGAAGAGTCGAATTGCCAAGTTGCCCTTAAGTTATACTGATACTGAGGCAAAAACAGCTCTTTGTTCTGATATTGACCGATTcattaatgaaaaaataattattgcgGATAAGGTAATTGTTGGACATGCTATTACCAAAATTAGGGATGGGGATGTTCTTCTTACATATGGATTGTCTTGTGTTGTTGAGATGATTCTCTTGTCTGCTCATGATCTTGGGAAAAAATTCCGAGTTGTGGTGGTTGACTCACGACCAAAGTTTGAAAGTCAGGCCTTACTTGCTAGGCTTATAGCCAAGGGCCTGAGTTGTATGTATACTCATATAAATGCTGTTTCTTATATCATGCACGAGGTTACAAGAGTTTTTCTGGGAGCTTCTGCTGTCATGTCTAATGGAACTGTACTTTCAAAGATTGGGACTGCATGTATTGCAATGGTGGCTCATGAATTTCGTGTTCCCGTATTAATTTGTTGTGAAGCTTTTAAATTTCATGAAAGGGTGCTACTTGATTCAATATGTTGCAACGAATTAG GCGACCCAGATGCTGTTGCTACGGTTCCTGGAAGAATGGATATCAATTATCTGGACAATTGGACAAACAAAGAGAATTTGCAGCTTTTGAATTTGAT GTATGATGTTACCCCTTCGGATTACATCTCAGTTATTGTTACAGATCATGGAATG ATCCCTCCTACAAGTGTGCCTGTGATCGTACGCGAGTATGGACAAGAGCATTACATTACTTGA